One Bacillus amyloliquefaciens DSM 7 = ATCC 23350 DNA window includes the following coding sequences:
- a CDS encoding glucosaminidase domain-containing protein, translated as MKKKAKTKRVLGCLFAVSLIFGLFLISMVFSKFIVTEEKPPEEVDGQQVFIDSLSGHAQILYEKYHVLPSITLAQAILESDWGNSELAGKARNLFGVKGDYKGKHVTMKTDEFEKGKRKTIRAKFRKYNTFFESMDDHAKLFVNGTSWNKKKYKPVIEADDYKTAAAALQKSGYATDPDYAEKLKDVIETYKLNEFDKINASLKAVDMKGAIKDHAIEDVWSKPSKEQHSIKLASAQKFTGQHIKVVSEKQNGESVWYQFQVKDELIGWVDQTAVQLNEET; from the coding sequence ATGAAAAAGAAAGCTAAGACCAAAAGGGTGCTGGGGTGCCTTTTTGCTGTATCTCTTATATTCGGATTATTTTTGATATCTATGGTGTTTTCGAAATTCATAGTGACGGAAGAAAAACCGCCAGAAGAAGTGGACGGGCAGCAGGTCTTTATTGACAGCCTTTCCGGGCATGCTCAGATTTTATATGAGAAATATCATGTCCTTCCGAGCATCACCCTCGCACAGGCCATTCTCGAATCGGATTGGGGGAACAGTGAGCTTGCGGGGAAAGCGCGCAATCTGTTCGGTGTAAAAGGTGATTATAAAGGAAAACACGTCACGATGAAAACGGATGAATTTGAAAAGGGAAAACGGAAAACGATTCGGGCAAAATTCCGTAAATACAACACGTTCTTTGAATCCATGGATGACCACGCCAAACTATTTGTTAACGGAACGTCTTGGAATAAAAAGAAGTATAAACCCGTCATAGAAGCGGACGATTATAAAACTGCGGCGGCTGCCCTTCAAAAATCCGGCTACGCCACAGATCCCGACTATGCGGAAAAACTTAAAGATGTCATAGAAACATATAAGTTGAATGAATTTGACAAAATCAATGCCTCTCTTAAAGCAGTTGATATGAAAGGCGCCATCAAAGACCACGCCATTGAAGACGTATGGTCCAAGCCGTCGAAAGAGCAGCATTCTATTAAACTGGCATCGGCGCAAAAGTTTACCGGCCAGCATATTAAAGTCGTATCCGAAAAGCAAAACGGAGAATCCGTCTGGTATCAATTTCAGGTGAAAGACGAGCTGATCGGCTGGGTTGACCAAACGGCCGTCCAGTTAAATGAAGAAACATAA
- the hmpA gene encoding NO-inducible flavohemoprotein, whose product MLDERTIDIIKSTVPVLKTHGENITGRFYNLMFQDHPELLNMFNQTNQKKQTQRAALANAVIAAAANIDQLEQIIPAVRQIGHKHTSIGVKPEHYPIVGKYLLLAIKDVLQDAATPDIMQAWEKAYGVIAEAFIGIEKDMYHEAGWQGYKEFTVIKKTKESKDITSFYIKPSDGSSLPEYEAGQYISIKVRIADSSYTHIRQYSLSDASQKGEYRISVKKDGAVSSHLHNEVQEGDKLEVSAPAGDFKLSSAKKPAVLLSAGSGITPMMSMLKTAAEKQPERSITFIHAAKNGEYAAFREEAEQAAANNPNSNVMYVYSEPSEQDRSVDKPFYSGRIDQSFLEQLHLNQDTEFYLCGSASFMTQMKDMILALGFDSDSVQYELFGPQLSMA is encoded by the coding sequence ATGCTGGATGAGAGAACGATAGACATCATCAAAAGCACAGTACCCGTATTAAAAACACATGGAGAAAACATCACCGGACGCTTTTATAACCTGATGTTTCAAGATCATCCCGAACTGTTAAATATGTTTAACCAAACTAACCAAAAGAAACAGACTCAGCGCGCGGCATTGGCAAATGCAGTCATTGCGGCTGCGGCGAATATTGATCAATTAGAGCAAATCATTCCGGCGGTCAGACAGATCGGCCATAAACATACAAGCATCGGGGTAAAGCCGGAACATTATCCGATTGTCGGAAAATATCTGCTTCTGGCGATTAAGGATGTGCTGCAGGATGCCGCAACTCCTGATATTATGCAGGCGTGGGAAAAAGCGTACGGCGTAATTGCGGAGGCTTTCATCGGCATTGAAAAGGATATGTACCATGAGGCCGGATGGCAGGGATATAAAGAATTTACGGTTATAAAGAAAACGAAAGAAAGCAAAGACATTACATCATTTTATATTAAACCGAGTGACGGTTCTTCGCTTCCTGAATATGAAGCGGGACAATATATCAGCATTAAAGTGCGCATTGCGGATTCTTCTTATACGCACATTCGCCAATACAGCCTGTCTGATGCTTCCCAAAAAGGCGAATATCGGATTTCTGTGAAAAAGGACGGAGCGGTTTCTTCTCATCTCCACAATGAAGTTCAAGAAGGAGATAAACTTGAAGTGAGCGCACCCGCCGGAGATTTCAAGCTGTCTTCCGCCAAAAAACCGGCTGTCCTTCTCAGTGCCGGTTCCGGAATCACGCCGATGATGAGCATGCTGAAAACAGCCGCCGAAAAACAGCCGGAGCGTTCCATTACTTTTATTCATGCGGCGAAAAACGGAGAGTACGCCGCGTTCCGTGAAGAGGCTGAGCAAGCTGCGGCGAACAATCCGAATAGTAACGTCATGTATGTATACAGTGAGCCGTCAGAACAAGACCGCTCAGTAGACAAGCCTTTTTACAGCGGCCGGATTGATCAAAGCTTCTTAGAACAGCTTCACCTGAATCAAGATACTGAATTTTACTTATGCGGCTCAGCCTCGTTTATGACGCAGATGAAAGACATGATTCTTGCGCTCGGGTTTGACTCTGATTCCGTTCAATATGAATTGTTCGGCCCTCAGCTGAGCATGGCTTAA
- a CDS encoding tetratricopeptide repeat protein has translation MSPVLPSSEVGVKINEWYKMIRQFSVPDAEILKAEVEQEINEMEEDEYLLIYYSLMKFRHQLMLDYLEPVTVRVRPTIDELLEKIEASNKGISGLLCYYSLFFRGMYEFDQKQYVKAIGFYREAEKQLIHVHDEIERAEFHFKLAEAYYGMKQSHVSMHHVKQALDIYDQYELYKVRKIQCLFVISGNYVDFKRYEKSLPHLEKALELSKQVNNNERLLSSAYYNIGKNYGDLEEYSKAEIYLKKAAEISEKYKLGNLPHSLFTYAKLLFKQGKTSEAIQISKKGLSSAIYQGDKLFESLQKYLEALYINAIDQMGIKKTIDYLEKNKNYSYVEDIALDTAAVYAESKQYDKSYIYHQKMIQTQKQIQRGECLYEF, from the coding sequence GTGAGTCCTGTTTTACCATCATCGGAGGTTGGCGTTAAGATTAATGAATGGTACAAAATGATACGTCAGTTCAGTGTTCCGGATGCGGAGATTTTGAAAGCGGAAGTGGAACAAGAGATAAACGAGATGGAAGAAGACGAGTATTTACTAATATATTATTCTCTCATGAAATTCCGCCATCAACTCATGCTTGATTATTTAGAGCCGGTAACTGTCAGAGTCCGACCGACAATCGACGAGTTGCTGGAAAAAATCGAAGCATCAAATAAAGGCATTTCCGGCCTGCTGTGCTATTATTCTTTATTTTTTCGCGGCATGTATGAATTTGATCAGAAGCAGTATGTAAAGGCGATCGGCTTTTATAGAGAGGCTGAAAAACAACTCATTCATGTGCATGATGAAATTGAGAGAGCGGAGTTTCATTTTAAACTGGCTGAAGCATATTACGGTATGAAACAAAGCCACGTCTCCATGCATCACGTAAAGCAAGCGCTCGATATTTACGATCAGTATGAGTTGTATAAAGTCCGGAAAATTCAATGTCTGTTCGTCATATCTGGGAATTATGTTGACTTTAAACGTTATGAAAAAAGTTTGCCGCATTTAGAAAAAGCTTTAGAGTTGTCGAAACAAGTAAACAATAATGAAAGGCTGCTCAGTTCTGCTTATTACAACATAGGAAAGAATTACGGAGACTTAGAAGAATACAGTAAAGCTGAAATCTACTTAAAAAAAGCAGCGGAGATTTCTGAAAAGTATAAATTGGGCAACCTTCCGCATTCCTTGTTTACATACGCAAAGCTTCTATTTAAACAAGGGAAAACAAGCGAGGCGATTCAAATCAGCAAAAAAGGACTTTCATCAGCTATATATCAAGGGGATAAGCTGTTTGAATCTCTGCAAAAATATTTGGAGGCTTTATACATTAACGCAATAGACCAAATGGGAATCAAAAAAACAATTGATTACCTTGAGAAAAATAAAAACTATTCGTATGTAGAAGATATTGCTCTTGATACGGCTGCTGTTTATGCAGAGTCAAAGCAATATGACAAATCATATATTTATCATCAAAAAATGATTCAAACGCAAAAACAAATTCAGAGGGGAGAATGCCTGTATGAATTTTAG
- a CDS encoding helix-turn-helix domain-containing protein produces MKLRPSYKPMEITLIKRDKIKADLKKDLGISSSTLAKMSRGDVVALTVILKICEYLECPIQDIVEFVEDDSEES; encoded by the coding sequence TTGAAGTTAAGACCTAGTTATAAACCCATGGAAATTACGCTGATTAAAAGAGATAAAATAAAGGCTGATCTAAAAAAGGATTTAGGCATTTCTTCTTCTACACTTGCAAAAATGTCAAGAGGTGATGTGGTGGCATTAACTGTCATCCTAAAGATATGCGAGTATCTCGAATGCCCAATTCAGGACATAGTTGAATTCGTTGAGGATGATTCCGAAGAGTCTTAA
- a CDS encoding DUF1433 domain-containing protein: MKKYIIILIALVIITLGGIFMKEQHDKKIEAQETQQKEELYSLAKKRMNDFIETNYKDIQSIDYTNDYEINPMGGISINGYLNGNKDKKIWGIYDKANDEVGVFKVNATRKPECEDKVCEY, translated from the coding sequence ATGAAAAAATACATAATTATCCTTATAGCTCTGGTTATTATAACACTTGGAGGGATATTTATGAAGGAACAACACGACAAAAAAATAGAAGCCCAAGAAACTCAGCAAAAGGAAGAGTTGTACTCTTTGGCTAAAAAAAGAATGAATGATTTTATTGAAACAAACTATAAAGATATCCAGTCAATTGATTACACCAATGATTATGAAATAAATCCAATGGGTGGTATTTCAATAAATGGCTATTTAAACGGAAACAAAGACAAAAAAATTTGGGGTATATACGATAAGGCAAATGATGAAGTTGGAGTATTCAAAGTAAATGCTACCCGAAAACCGGAATGCGAAGATAAAGTATGCGAGTATTAA
- a CDS encoding helix-turn-helix domain-containing protein: protein MEFHLRGRQEVEDFINNEVLSTTEVAEILNVNKQRMSALINTERITPVKRIGRSALFLRQDVEVLKKELEANSKHRPHNK, encoded by the coding sequence ATGGAGTTTCATTTAAGAGGTCGCCAGGAGGTTGAGGACTTCATAAATAACGAAGTCCTTAGCACTACTGAAGTTGCTGAGATATTGAACGTTAATAAGCAACGAATGAGTGCATTGATTAACACAGAAAGAATAACACCGGTTAAAAGGATTGGACGATCAGCCTTGTTTTTAAGACAGGATGTAGAGGTCTTGAAAAAGGAGCTTGAAGCTAATTCTAAGCATAGACCACACAATAAATAA
- a CDS encoding M15 family metallopeptidase: MTMYYYKRNMDNINKLGDNTKAAAKKLMDYAEKNKIGVLIYETIRSEAQQRENVRKGASQTMKSYHLVGQALDFVPTGGYSKSDTKWNGYGASDIKKFIAYAKSIGFEWGGDWTGFVDQPHLQFNYKGYGTDTFGKKASSAPSKTTNSGIKSVGKIKIVGVSNAAIIMDKPDRIKAKNVGTIGLGKTIDIAGSVRGSNNSKGYWEIIHNGKRRYVSGQYGKMV; this comes from the coding sequence ATGACAATGTATTATTACAAACGGAACATGGACAATATCAACAAACTTGGCGATAACACAAAAGCAGCTGCTAAAAAGTTGATGGATTACGCTGAGAAAAACAAAATTGGCGTACTTATCTATGAAACAATTCGTTCAGAAGCACAGCAACGTGAGAATGTTCGTAAAGGTGCTTCACAGACAATGAAATCATACCACCTTGTAGGACAAGCATTAGACTTTGTACCAACTGGTGGTTATTCTAAATCTGATACTAAATGGAATGGTTATGGTGCATCTGATATTAAGAAATTTATTGCTTATGCCAAATCAATTGGTTTTGAATGGGGTGGAGATTGGACAGGGTTTGTAGATCAGCCACACCTTCAATTCAATTATAAAGGGTATGGTACTGATACATTTGGAAAGAAAGCATCTTCTGCACCTTCTAAAACCACTAACTCAGGCATCAAATCGGTTGGCAAGATCAAAATTGTTGGCGTATCAAACGCTGCAATTATCATGGACAAACCTGACCGTATTAAAGCTAAGAACGTAGGTACAATTGGACTTGGTAAGACAATTGATATCGCTGGGTCTGTTAGAGGTTCAAACAACTCTAAAGGATACTGGGAGATCATTCATAACGGTAAACGCCGATATGTGTCTGGTCAGTATGGAAAAATGGTTTAA
- a CDS encoding holin family protein → MKGIELVLNIETLEIAKAYLFGGVKYLDLLLLLSFIDVFTGVVKAVKDKTLRSRNAWFGYVRKFMSFVVVILANIIDQICNLNGVLVFGTVLFYIANEGLSIVENLAQMGVKVPGFIKDKLQVIEDESQNEKSAE, encoded by the coding sequence ATGAAAGGAATTGAATTGGTGTTGAATATTGAGACTTTGGAAATTGCAAAAGCTTATTTGTTTGGGGGTGTAAAATATCTTGATTTACTGCTACTTCTAAGCTTTATTGATGTGTTTACGGGAGTAGTTAAGGCTGTTAAAGACAAGACATTAAGATCAAGAAACGCTTGGTTTGGATACGTGCGGAAGTTCATGAGCTTTGTTGTTGTCATCTTGGCCAATATTATAGATCAAATTTGCAATTTAAATGGCGTTTTGGTGTTTGGAACTGTTTTATTTTACATAGCCAATGAGGGGTTATCTATTGTAGAGAACCTTGCACAAATGGGAGTTAAAGTCCCTGGATTTATCAAGGACAAGTTACAAGTAATTGAAGATGAAAGTCAAAACGAAAAGTCTGCTGAGTAA
- a CDS encoding XkdX family protein translates to MIDWFSDIKYFYEKKLWTKKQVFDVVGKRITPEQYKEITGDEYIEGSPPTETTPVSE, encoded by the coding sequence ATGATTGACTGGTTTTCAGATATCAAGTATTTCTATGAAAAGAAGTTATGGACTAAGAAACAAGTGTTTGATGTTGTAGGAAAACGGATTACACCTGAACAGTACAAGGAAATAACGGGGGATGAATATATTGAAGGTTCACCTCCAACGGAAACTACACCTGTAAGCGAATAG
- a CDS encoding BppU family phage baseplate upper protein, translating to MYKKSAYTFDINTVSQGTYRSAFKFSTQDVGTAKLIFNLRKDDAPLPLSAVTGKVILVPANGKKRVRDVTLVDKVNGIAEYVLDEDEIKMYGLFQCELVLVYSNKQAMSAHKFGFEVTQSLMDQDIAPVGEYYIDDFETLKAKVIEIYDSTIQTLDDLKKKFEDLENIETKQGAQEKADAVQSNLDNHLNDKKNPHGVTKAQIGLSAVTNDVQAKKADFDKHTSDTSNPHNVTAAQLGLDKVDNVQQAPKSDFDTHVNDEDIHVNKSFKDKVGELLQQFTSDFKAKMEELLQQFTAHSYNQIRHISDAERKKWNGSVTYANIMLKNGATAGTRTPMYAKWGAFLILRGHVRTEPEVMFGSIPVEYVPFGGGVYTVPLSGTGGTANLIIYDTGDLKIKYQDPADSSKAGGGYYLDVVVGLQDGGTA from the coding sequence ATTTACAAGAAATCAGCATATACGTTTGACATTAATACAGTTTCGCAAGGTACATACAGATCAGCTTTCAAGTTTTCAACTCAAGATGTTGGAACAGCAAAGCTGATTTTTAATTTGCGTAAAGATGATGCGCCATTACCATTATCAGCAGTGACAGGGAAAGTAATCCTTGTTCCTGCTAATGGTAAGAAAAGAGTAAGGGACGTTACATTGGTTGATAAAGTAAATGGAATTGCTGAATATGTTCTTGATGAAGATGAAATCAAAATGTATGGGTTGTTTCAATGTGAGTTAGTACTGGTTTATAGCAACAAACAAGCTATGTCTGCTCATAAGTTTGGCTTTGAAGTAACACAAAGCTTAATGGATCAAGATATTGCACCAGTAGGCGAATACTACATTGATGATTTTGAGACATTGAAAGCAAAGGTTATTGAGATTTATGATTCAACCATTCAAACGCTTGACGATTTAAAGAAGAAGTTTGAAGACTTGGAGAACATCGAAACAAAACAGGGTGCTCAAGAAAAGGCAGATGCTGTTCAATCGAATCTTGATAATCATTTGAATGACAAGAAAAACCCACATGGTGTAACAAAAGCACAAATAGGGTTATCAGCCGTCACTAACGACGTGCAAGCAAAGAAAGCGGATTTTGACAAACATACCTCAGATACCTCAAATCCTCATAATGTTACTGCTGCACAGCTCGGACTTGATAAAGTTGATAACGTTCAGCAAGCTCCTAAAAGTGATTTTGATACACATGTGAATGATGAAGATATTCATGTGAATAAGTCATTTAAGGATAAAGTAGGGGAACTACTTCAACAGTTCACATCAGATTTTAAAGCTAAAATGGAAGAATTGTTACAACAGTTCACTGCACATAGTTATAATCAAATACGACATATCTCTGATGCTGAACGAAAGAAATGGAATGGATCTGTTACTTACGCCAACATCATGCTAAAGAATGGAGCTACAGCCGGAACCCGAACCCCAATGTACGCAAAATGGGGAGCTTTTCTAATTTTAAGGGGGCATGTTAGAACTGAACCAGAAGTTATGTTCGGCTCAATTCCGGTAGAATACGTACCATTCGGTGGGGGTGTTTATACTGTGCCATTAAGTGGAACAGGCGGCACAGCCAATTTAATCATTTATGATACTGGAGATTTAAAAATAAAGTACCAAGATCCTGCTGACTCAAGCAAAGCAGGTGGAGGGTATTATCTTGATGTAGTCGTGGGCTTACAGGATGGAGGGACAGCATGA
- a CDS encoding peptidase G2 autoproteolytic cleavage domain-containing protein has protein sequence MVYLNKKHEVTPNGNLFNILDSNARLTESGINQSLNALKVHAKARGAHAADQITYGAFTLADKLKYDTSRIDNLILNSDNHNINELIDLRVSAIDGKTFATASGRFVYDANYYKKKLDRIVHVDDFGAVPDGVTDCTQAFKDAIGEGNVEVHFSPGTYVGQIEVPSNCRLIGKGEDITYLKMPDDAPAGAILLTNRDHQAGNEGIYVKGITFDWNKDRQGGLRAQGGIQSSCVTFANTKYLWIKNCNSINAGLHGFDITAPSYNHDAAKEPDYTAQGCKYVWIDNCRASNYGDDGITTHYSEYIFINNCHCINPSGEAHDKGSSNSNGIEVDDGSKNVWLTGNFTSGNIRGVEVKAHTEWPASRNIHIISHVSVRDVRSYDLRHIGHHKAEDPWSDTARDVALIDCTAIQPVFNSLYEGVTPRALDVSAYQRVDIHGFRAYGDPDYDYKDNPIVSFQFKSRKITVNGMTITGFAKAACDLHVVGGDQRTDDVMISNLMIHDSAPVGVVLGGGVYNINLSNALLHTKGGTTGITSPNTQANLLFVRAYGYTDAAILGGEKYSVVPNNVKGGFRAASTSGHPLDSTSAIIATTGGCKTKGPRNAVIASSGGSSTEASRQAVIASNDSHTKGDGSSRAVLASQGVINDNSYSIRGGYGTGKASTANTKWEIDSENGNILGVGRVESASNFKDYAEYFESADGKKIESGYLVTLEGDKIRKALKGDEILGVISETAGVVLGSAEFYWNDRYLRNDFGGLIYEETEVEYTDKDGNIKIEKKSLSKPNPDYDPELDYTSRQERDEWHIVGLIGQIHVRIDDTVQAGDKIIAKNGKGSKSDDNTGLTVMKIKQPYDSNKGYGVAIAFIR, from the coding sequence TTGGTTTACTTAAATAAAAAACACGAAGTAACCCCGAATGGGAATTTGTTTAATATCTTAGATAGCAATGCAAGATTGACTGAGAGTGGAATTAATCAAAGCTTGAACGCTTTAAAAGTCCACGCAAAGGCGAGGGGAGCCCACGCAGCCGACCAAATTACATACGGCGCATTCACTTTGGCTGATAAACTAAAGTATGACACTTCAAGAATTGACAACCTCATTCTAAATAGTGATAACCATAACATAAATGAGCTTATTGATTTGAGGGTTTCAGCTATTGATGGAAAGACTTTTGCTACAGCTTCAGGAAGATTTGTTTATGATGCCAATTATTATAAAAAGAAGTTAGATAGAATTGTCCATGTTGATGATTTTGGGGCTGTTCCTGATGGTGTTACAGACTGTACGCAAGCATTTAAAGATGCAATTGGTGAGGGAAATGTTGAAGTCCATTTTTCTCCTGGTACATATGTTGGTCAAATTGAAGTTCCTTCTAACTGTCGTTTGATTGGTAAAGGCGAAGATATCACTTATCTCAAAATGCCTGATGACGCTCCTGCTGGAGCAATATTGCTTACAAATAGAGATCATCAAGCCGGGAACGAAGGTATCTATGTAAAGGGGATTACGTTTGACTGGAATAAAGACCGACAAGGCGGATTAAGAGCACAAGGCGGAATACAATCAAGCTGTGTAACATTCGCCAATACTAAATACTTATGGATCAAGAATTGTAATTCAATCAATGCGGGCTTACATGGCTTTGATATTACAGCTCCGTCTTATAATCATGACGCAGCCAAAGAGCCTGATTACACAGCACAGGGATGTAAATACGTCTGGATAGATAATTGTAGAGCTTCTAACTATGGTGACGATGGGATTACGACTCACTACAGCGAATACATTTTCATTAATAATTGTCACTGTATCAATCCATCAGGTGAAGCGCATGATAAGGGATCGTCTAACTCAAATGGGATTGAAGTTGATGACGGTTCTAAGAATGTTTGGTTAACAGGGAACTTTACATCTGGAAACATTAGAGGTGTAGAAGTTAAGGCTCATACAGAATGGCCAGCATCAAGAAACATCCATATTATCAGTCATGTTTCTGTTCGTGACGTGCGTTCATATGATTTGAGACATATTGGACATCACAAAGCAGAGGATCCATGGAGTGATACAGCAAGAGATGTAGCGCTAATAGACTGTACAGCGATTCAGCCTGTATTCAATAGTTTGTATGAGGGTGTTACCCCAAGGGCATTAGACGTGTCCGCATATCAACGGGTAGATATTCATGGCTTCAGAGCTTATGGAGACCCTGATTATGACTATAAAGACAATCCTATTGTGTCCTTCCAATTTAAAAGCCGTAAGATCACAGTCAATGGTATGACTATAACAGGGTTTGCGAAAGCAGCCTGTGATTTACACGTAGTAGGTGGAGATCAAAGAACTGATGATGTAATGATTAGTAATCTAATGATTCATGATTCAGCTCCAGTTGGCGTGGTTCTTGGTGGTGGTGTGTACAATATTAACTTATCAAATGCTCTCCTACACACAAAGGGTGGTACAACCGGTATCACATCCCCGAATACGCAAGCAAATTTGTTGTTTGTTAGAGCCTACGGATATACTGATGCTGCAATTTTAGGCGGTGAGAAGTATTCTGTTGTACCAAACAATGTCAAAGGTGGCTTTAGAGCTGCATCCACTTCAGGACACCCATTAGACAGTACGAGCGCTATCATTGCTACAACAGGTGGTTGTAAAACAAAAGGGCCACGTAATGCAGTTATTGCTTCCTCTGGTGGATCTTCAACTGAAGCTTCAAGACAAGCTGTTATTGCCTCAAATGACTCTCATACTAAAGGTGACGGCTCATCAAGAGCTGTTTTAGCTTCTCAAGGTGTTATTAATGACAATAGTTATAGCATTAGGGGAGGATATGGAACAGGTAAAGCATCTACAGCTAATACTAAATGGGAAATAGACTCAGAAAACGGCAATATCTTAGGTGTTGGTCGTGTTGAAAGTGCTTCAAACTTCAAAGACTACGCTGAGTATTTTGAATCTGCAGATGGCAAAAAGATTGAAAGTGGGTACCTTGTAACCCTTGAAGGAGATAAGATTCGCAAGGCTTTAAAAGGTGATGAGATTCTAGGTGTTATTTCTGAAACAGCGGGCGTTGTATTAGGTAGTGCTGAGTTTTATTGGAATGACAGATACTTAAGAAATGATTTCGGTGGATTGATCTATGAGGAAACTGAAGTTGAATACACAGATAAGGATGGGAACATAAAAATTGAAAAGAAAAGCCTTTCTAAGCCCAATCCGGACTATGATCCTGAATTAGACTACACTTCACGACAGGAGCGTGATGAGTGGCATATTGTTGGACTTATTGGACAGATACATGTACGTATTGATGATACTGTTCAAGCAGGTGATAAGATTATAGCTAAGAATGGTAAAGGATCCAAATCAGATGACAACACGGGATTAACAGTCATGAAAATTAAGCAGCCATATGATTCTAATAAGGGATATGGTGTAGCAATAGCATTTATTAGATAA